Part of the Juglans regia cultivar Chandler chromosome 14, Walnut 2.0, whole genome shotgun sequence genome, CGCGTACAGCGGCGCAAttagagagaaatgagaaaaatctaTTTCGGTTGGGTTATcgcaggggagagagagggctgcgtGTGTGGGAGGtcggtggtggctgggttggtcaCTGGCGTGAGGGGGACTCGCCGGTGGTGGCGGTGTGGCTGGGGGGCCGCATACGGCAGTGCAACTagagaaatggaaaaaatcCATTTCGGTTAGGTTACCACAGTGGAGAGAGAGGGCTATGCGTGGAGAAGATCagtggtggctgggttggttGCTGGTGTGAGGGGGACTCgctggtggtggcggtgaggcttgTTGGTGCACGGCGATGCCGAGTTGGGCTGAAGGAGGATGGGGCGTGGGGGAAGAATCGGGCcataggagagagaaagaaagtgaggaaaaaaaattactataatatttatcactattatatataaataaaaattaaaatcactataatatttatcactattatatataaaaataaaataaaatcattaaaatatttatcacataTTCTTTAAAGTGGATATCaaatatactaattttttttaaagatattgtgtatattttacatactttaaaattatataaataatttctcttgttaaaatttagatataaaattataagactgtaatatttatcactataataaataatttctcttgttaaaatttatatataaataatttcttttatgaaaacactgatttaaactaatttaaaatttaaataattaaaatataaataacatatcatacataaactatcaaatttagtttataaaatactaatattccatcattaaataaatgataaaattttactaaatatgtttaagaaattaaaactatataaataattagaattttaacataatttaaatatgataatattcttaattgaCTAAATTAGATAAACGTGCgtgaggaatgagagagagggagaaagaaaaagtgggagaaaatgttagtttttgggttttaaatccCAACCATTCATCTTAAATCTAACggtaaaagtttaaatattgatttaaactaacataaaatatataattaaaatagaagtattatatcatacacttaaaatcaactttaatttatagaatactaatttttttatcattaaataaatgatgaaattttactgaatatttttaagagaaaaaaactatctaattaatttaactttttaatataatttaaatttcataataaatgatgaacataaataaatagtaatttcatttttatgcattagatttttttaatatttgaagtcacactttatttttttcttcaatttgacagatgtgacAAACATGCTTTGCACGTTTACCactgttaatatatatatgaaaaaatctatcaatcatctgattaattattattcctTTACGTGGCATCTAATGATTGGATGATAAgtataataaatgataaataatattaaattatttaatgtgaCATTAGAGGATGGTAGGGGGATGATCACAAAAAAGACCATGtattttcccctctctctctctctacataatGGTTTTTATGAAGTATATTACTATGTTAGGGTAGGATAGGTAGCTATGTTTAAAATTGATATAATGATTccttaatacttttttttcgtctctattttaaaatgtatgaattttataatatctattaaacagtaaatatttaaaaggttaaatttatgttttctacAATTGGTATAAGAATTCTATAGGATCTCAAAGCCCTTAAAATTTGCATTAATTTCCCTTTGACACTTGGTATTTTCTATGAATGACTCTTGTTGCCCTCTCCATATACATGTAAGATTTGTAGAGGAATTTGGTTTTGGAGAAAACCACAAGGTCCTCTTTCGtaaatttttgtttgtaaaattgtctcttcataattaaaaataataattgcattTTGGGTCGTTGGGTGATAACATTCGGCAGCTCTAAAGGCGGCGTCGTCCGCTAACCCCGAGGACTACTTCTTGCGTGGAATCAGACGCACCGTTTGGATTaaataaaacggtgcgtttccATTCACTTTACAAAgcgatttttttctttatcaaacaGTGCATTTCGTATCTCTCTCCCAGTGTACTAATTTCCTTCTCCCCTTCTACTTCTCCTTCACCTTCCATACGAAACCCATTGCATTTTCTGACGATTTCTAAGAAGAGGTCGTGCGTCATTTCTGAAAAGGGTTGCTTCAAGAGTTGCCGTGTCTTTCGGTTTCCAATGTTCCACGAGGAAAATTCCGTGCTCGACTGCTTTCCCATGTCTTTCAAATGACCACCGCCCCAACCCCAACGAAATAAAGGAAATGGAACGGACTCTTCTCAAAGATCAAAAGAGAGGGAACAACAGAgctttttcggtttttttttttatttcattttgttaacGATCCTTGGGGCTGATATACAATCTACCGGTTCGAGAGAGTCCTAGGTAACTCACTACTCCATCTCAGTCTATTTCTTCAATGGGTTGCTGTGTTTGAGGATTTTTTTGTGCCTTTCATCTATCTTTTCCGTTTTCCTTCTCTGTTTATCTCAGTCCATTTCTACAAAATTTATCATCAATATATACAACTCAAATGAGGCGCCTAAGTTGTTTGATGAAAGGCTCGAACGAGGATTTTTTATGGATGTTTCAGTATATAATAGACCAAATAAAAGGATGGCCCTCTACTTACAGTGACTCCGTCCAAAATGAcgatctgagagagagagaaagagtactAGCCGACAGtgattctcaaatttgaaagagaggaagagatcTGAGAATTTTCTTCGAAGAAGACGTGCGTTGGTCTTCTTCTGCATGGGTACAGCTGAAAGAGACGTGCGTTGATTCTCAAAGCTGAACttctatcttttttcttttttcatttccttGAGGAAATCGATGGGAAACTGGTGAAGATGATAACCTACAGAATGTGAAGACAAGGTTGAAGCAGTGGATTAGGTGATACTGCGTTGGTCGTCTTCTTCAATTCTTCGTCCtccagttttcttttttcttttttttttaaatataagtgCCACATCAGCGCGGTGCACAGGGCCTCCGCATCCGTACTCCTGTACGTAGCGGAACTGTTTTTCCCGGACCTGTTCGGCAGGAGAGTTGCTGTAGTCACGTACGATGAAATGGTTAGAACGACAGCGTTTACGTCCTGTTTGTGAAATTGGGGTGGGGATCGGATGAGCAGGCGCAGCTGGCTGCGTCTCTCTCAGCAGCTGAACCGTACTTCAGTCTTCAGATACTAACCTGATGATTCGTTGGAGGAGAATGCGAAACCCGCATTTTGCTGTGCGCGGACTACTCAGAAATATACAGGGTCCTTGTCACGGGCCCATGCTTACTCGCATATCTAACAATGAGTCTGTCCCTTCCTGTTCTTTTACCACAGGTTTGAGACCTAAGAGTTCTTATCGGGACACTGACTTATATTCATTAAACAAAAAGATCTCCCATTTGATCAGGACTGGTCGGATTTTTGAAGCGAGAGCCCTGTTTGATAGTACGAAGAACCGAAATACTGTTACATGGAATTCAATGATAAGTGGGTATGTTCAACGAAGAGAGATGGGTAAGGCACGTAAGCTGTTTAATGAATTGCCTGAAAGAGATATTGTGTCGTGGAATTTGATGATTTCAGGTTATATTTCATGTCGTGGAAGTGGGTATATTGAGGAGGGGAGGAAATTGTTTGATAACATGCCAGAGAGAGATTGCGTTTCATGGAACACGATGATCAGTGGGTATGCAAAGAATGGCAAGATGGATGAGGCGTTACGGCTTTTTACTAGTATGCCTAAGCGTAATGTCGTTTCTTGGAATGCTATGATTACTGGGTTTTTACGTAATGGTAATGTGGTGCGTGCTATTGAGTTTTTTGAGAGAATGCCAGAACGGGATGCAGCTTCCCTCAGTGCACTCATATCAGGTCTTATTCAGAATGATGAGTTGGATAAAGCTGCAAGAGTTCTTTTTGAGTTTGGTAATAAGGATGAAGCCAAAGAAGATTTAGTGCATGCATATAATACTTTGATTGCAGGCTATGGTCAGGTAGGAAGGGTTGAAGAAGCGCGACACCTTTTTGATCATATTCCATTTTATCATGAGCAAAGTAAAGAGGGTAATGTGACATTCAAGAGAAATTTGGTATCATGGAATTCTATGATTATGTGCCATGTGAAAGTGGGAGATATTGCTTCTGCCAGGGAACTTTTTGACCTAATGACAGAAAGGGATACTTTTTCCTGGAATACAATGATCTGTGGCTATGTCCATTCGTCTAATATGAAAGAGGCTTCAAATCTCTTTGGTAAAATGCCAAATCCTGATACCCTTTCATGGAATACAATGATATCGGGGTTCATGGAAATTGGCAGTTTAACCCTTGCTAATGACTTCTTCGAAAGGATGCCCCAGAGGAACCTGGTATCCTGGAACTCCATGATTGCAGGATATGAGAAAAATGAGGACTACAACGAAGCAGCTAAACTCTTCACTCAGATGCTACTTGAAGGGGAGAAACCTGATAGACACACTTTATCTTCAGTTCTCAGCGTGTGTACTGGGCTAGTGGATCTTCACCTAGGTATGCAGATCCATCAGCTGGTCACAAAGACAGTTATTCCAGATGTGCCAATATATAACTCTCTCATTACCATGTATTCAAGATGTGGGGCAATAAATCAGGCACGGACCATTTTTGGCAAGATGAAAATGCAGAAAGATGTAATCTCTTGGAATGCAATGATTGGTGGTTACGCATCTCATGGTTTTTCCAAAGAGGCTATTGAGCTCTTTGAAGTGATGAGGAGGCTTAAAGTGCGGCCTACATATATTACCTTTATCTCAGTTTTGCATGCATGTGCTCATGCAGGATTAGTTGAAGAAGGCCGGAAACAATTCAAATCCATGACTTGTGAATTTGATATTGAACCACGGGTTGAACATTTCGCTGCGCTTGTGGATATTGTGGGTCGGCATGGGCAGCTTGAGGAGGCCATGGATTTGATCAATACTATGCCATGTGAACCAGATACGGCTGTATGGGGTGCATTATTAAGTGCTTGTAGGGTGCATCAGAATGTAGAGTTGGCCCGAGTTGCTGCTGAAGCATTAATGAGACTTGAACCCAAAAGTTCAGCCCCATATGTGTTGCTATATAATATGTATGCTGATGTTGGACAGTGGGATGATGCAGCAGAAATTAGAATGTTGATGGAAAAGAATAATATCTTAAAGCAACCAGGGTATAGTTGGGTAGATTCAGTGGGGTAATGATAATCTCAGTGATCAAATGACCTGATTAATTGGATTCGATTCAGTGGGGTATTTTCCTTACAATGTATTTCAGTTCCCTCTTATCGAGAGAATACAAAATCAGCCTACAGGATTCAGTAAAATGGTTGTTTGTATAACCTGGACTTGCAAGAgagaaaatttaaatgaaaaggtAGAGCAAGACCAACTTGAGTGTATCATCTGATGTTGGTCAGATTTAAACGTCTGTTCTGGcagttttgttttgatgaatATTCACATATGAGCTGGGGCAGAGCAGTTGTAGCAGTTTTGGATGGGGCAAACCCTGTGAATATGGAGTATACATGTTGCAGCTGCTGATCTTTTATAGCTTTCAGGCTTGCAAATTCATCCCTTTGTTCACTCATAAGCATCACCAATGTGTCACCTCTATTGGATCCCCCAAAAGGAAAGGTATGTTATTATTGTAATCTCTGGTTAGCCCTAGTCTTTATGCTTTAAACTGCCACCAAAACGAGATAATAACTACTTATGAAATGAAGCTTCATGTGAGGTACAATATAGAAGTATGGATTTGATATACAAAATCCTTCTCTTGCTAGTCTATGCATTTGCAATGCAGAATCTGCAGATCCTTTAGGGAATTTTGCTACAGAGACACTAATGTTAGGAGAAATAGCCAACATCAGCAAATATAGATTGGTTGTTAGCTGAATTGGTTTCTGAAACAGCCTCTGACGGTTTTATTGCCCCTTCCTTTGTTAAGGGGAAAGACAGTTTTTGGCCTGGCTCAATGCAGAGGGGATGTGAGCCACACAGACTGCTCGAGTTGGATCCATGATGCAGCAAACCAGATATGGAATGGCTGTCCAAGTTGTTGCAAGAATAAGAGCTTAATTGGGGAAGTTGATACATCTTGGGTGTTTTCTACTACAATATTATAGATGCTGTAACAGATCCTGAAAACTTCCACAGAGAACTAGGAGCTCTGATTGATGAAATTAGAGCATGAGTTGTTGGGCCTAAGAATGAAGGGTTTGAGAGAGGTGACGCCAAGTTGTCTCCGTTTGTGACACTTTATGCATTGGCACAGTGCACAAGCCACCATTTTGGATATATTGTGCTCAGTGTTTGGCCATCACTGCTGGCAGTTTTGAAGAACATTGCAATAACCGGAAGGGGTGCCAAGTTATGTATAGAAGTTGTTATGTCCGATACAAGCTCTATCCTTTGTTCTTTCCACTTGTTTCAAACAATACTGGGGTTGATACTCTGATGGCTATAGTTTATCCATGAATATTTTAAGCCTATCTATCTATGTGATCCTGCACGACCCTTGGGGGCTCTAATTAAGTAGttcaatatgttttttttttttttttggggtgatAAAATTCTGTTGTCTTGATTTCCCGTCTTTCTTGGTTTATTGTTCTATTATGTGGTCATTAGATGCTGCATTAAAAGGAATATGGGTATTTGCTATTGTAGAGCAAATAAATTTATGCTTCTAGAAAGTTTATAGGACTAACTATTGGTCTGAAAGTTTTAGAACAgatgaatattaatttatttaaagtctTAAACCCTATACTCGTAGGATCCTTATACCATACAACGTTTTTGAATTCAATGTCCGTGACAATTACTTAATTTATCAGCACTGAAGAGCATCTATCTCCTAGATGCAATCATGCTTTCTCGGTTACGAAATGCTTCTTCAGAATTTGGAACAACACGTATCAAATATCAACAGCAGTGTTGCAGTAAGCAatcaaaaacagtaaaaaacAATGTCAAACCAATGTACAGATTTTGTGGCAAATATAAGTACCTACAGACCAATCCTACAGGAATCTTACGTGACGAATCATAAGAATAAATGTTTAATCAAATCATTatggaaatgatatttatagtcttaCGGTGTGTAAAAATatctttgaaaaagttgatgaATTTGGGGTCTacacggaaaaaaaaaaaaaaatttaatggtgaacttcaatatttttcaaaatgaattcaTGAAATTTGCATACTctaagactgtatctagcattactcaatgaGGAGATGGGCTCGGAAAAGATATGTCTTCACAAAAAGTGTTGAATTATAATCAGAAAAAGACACATTTTCATATAaggataaatatatttatcatcatttttactgatcaaaaaaactatttatcatcatttttatcatcatcattctcaACATCTCTTGatataacattaaatgataagcatataagtaaaacataataaatagtcttcaatcatataatagtttattatgatatgatgagaggatgatgagtaatattacTCTTGTTCAAGTAATCAGTTGATAGATATATTTTTGAGATCCAAAAGTGTGAATTTAACGATGTGTCTGCCTAGAAGCTGTGCTCTTCGAAGAGAAGAAATCCAAGGATGGTAAACTTCTGCTCGAGTTTGCCGATGAAGAAGAGCACACTCCATGAAACTCTGATACTTCAGCTGCGACGAAGTCGTTCGTCTAATTCATACACAGAATATTGACAAATTCATTCAAGTTGGGCATCTTGTCAAAGTCATGCAAGGCCAGTCTCTACACCTATAGCTGTCAGCAAAACCATAATTACTTAAAAGACAGACAGCGCAAAGGAAGAAGACTGGAGATGAATTTGGATGGTCAAATGTCTTTGgtagttttattttgtttcttttgacCCTTAGCACAGAAGAATACAAGAGAGCAGTCATCAACCCTTAAAATGTCTTTGTGGGTTTGACACTAGATTGGCCTTCTTAATTAAATACTGATTGTTTATGCATTGGTATTATTAGGTAACgacatatttttgaatttcaatgtCCAGATAGCTGATAAACCCTGTGGATGTTTTACTATAGAAATAATGCCATTTTCCAGCTCCTCTGGCACTTTGATGACACATATTCCCTTGACAGAAAACCTTATGGTCCTTGTCTATCCAACGGATAGACCATAGATCAATTCCCTTTTCCATTTGGCAGTATTGAATAATTCCCAAATTCT contains:
- the LOC109020287 gene encoding pentatricopeptide repeat-containing protein At1g62260, mitochondrial yields the protein MIRWRRMRNPHFAVRGLLRNIQGPCHGPMLTRISNNESVPSCSFTTGLRPKSSYRDTDLYSLNKKISHLIRTGRIFEARALFDSTKNRNTVTWNSMISGYVQRREMGKARKLFNELPERDIVSWNLMISGYISCRGSGYIEEGRKLFDNMPERDCVSWNTMISGYAKNGKMDEALRLFTSMPKRNVVSWNAMITGFLRNGNVVRAIEFFERMPERDAASLSALISGLIQNDELDKAARVLFEFGNKDEAKEDLVHAYNTLIAGYGQVGRVEEARHLFDHIPFYHEQSKEGNVTFKRNLVSWNSMIMCHVKVGDIASARELFDLMTERDTFSWNTMICGYVHSSNMKEASNLFGKMPNPDTLSWNTMISGFMEIGSLTLANDFFERMPQRNLVSWNSMIAGYEKNEDYNEAAKLFTQMLLEGEKPDRHTLSSVLSVCTGLVDLHLGMQIHQLVTKTVIPDVPIYNSLITMYSRCGAINQARTIFGKMKMQKDVISWNAMIGGYASHGFSKEAIELFEVMRRLKVRPTYITFISVLHACAHAGLVEEGRKQFKSMTCEFDIEPRVEHFAALVDIVGRHGQLEEAMDLINTMPCEPDTAVWGALLSACRVHQNVELARVAAEALMRLEPKSSAPYVLLYNMYADVGQWDDAAEIRMLMEKNNILKQPGYSWVDSVG